GCTCGACCAGGATCTCGCCGACACGGCGCTTGTGCGCCTTGGTGTCGCCTTCGGTGGAACCGCGCGCCTCGACCGCCTGCGTCTCCAGGGCACGATCGAGCTCGCTCCGGGTCAGAGCGCCGATGCGCAACAGCAGATCGCCGATCCAGCCCACCTGCTCGTCGGGTACGGCGGCGAGCAGCTCCAGATATTTCGAGTGCGCCGTGTCCGGCTCCAGGATACGGATCTCGCAGTCCTGATCGGCGAACTCGAACACCCCGGCGAGTGTCGGCTTGTCGACCTCGCCGCGAAAACCGATGCCGAACTGAAGATAGCAGCTCTCGGGATCGAAGTCGTCGGCGTGTCTGGCCTCGGGATCGAGCCGGGTGGTCACATGCACCAGCTCGCCCAGGGAACCGAGATAACGCAGGAAGGACAGCGGATCGATACCGTCGCGAAAGGTGTCGCGCTTGAATCTGAGCGTGATCATCCAGAGATCGCTGACGACCGGCAGATACTTGGCGTCCGGCTCGGAGCGCGCAACGGCGGCCGCGTCCTGATCGGCGTCACCCGACCGTCCAAGCCGCGCCAGCAGCGACTCGCCCGCGCGCGCCAGATCGGGATCGAGCGGGCCGTCCGGCACGGACGCTGCGACGATGGCATCGACGAGCCGCGCGGTGTGGTCGCGACATTCGAGCAGGGTCGCGATCAGGGGGCGTGTCAGGGGCACCTGGCCCGAGCGGACCCGATCCATCAGGGTCTCGACGGTATGGGTGAACTCGACGATGGCCTCATAACCGAACACACCGCCTGTTCCCTTGATGGTGTGCATGGCCCGGAAGACCGCGTTGAGCGACTCCGGATCATCGGGATCGTCCTCCAGGGCCAGTAGCGCGTCCTCCATGGATTGCAGTAGCTCGGCCACCTCGGCCAGAAAGGACTGACGGGCGCTGTCCAGATTCATGCCTCGTCTCCCACCGCCGCGTCGGCGGAACCGGGATCGAACAGGTCGCCGAGCTGGAGCAGGTCCAGCACCTCGTCCACCACCGACCCATGGGCGCTCAGTCGCAGCGTGATCCCCCGCAGGCGCGCCGTCTCGCGCAGCCAGAGCAGGAGCTGGATCCCGGCGCCATCCAGCTCCGTGATCCCGGAGAGATCGAGCTCGCCGGTGGGGTGCTCGCCCAGATGCGGGCGCAGCCGATTCAGCGTCTCGGCCACCGTGTAGATGGTCAGATCGCCGCTGAGTATCAGCCGGTCGTCGTTCGGGTGTTCCGGTCGTGTGTTCATCAGTCTTGCGCGAGAAACCCCGTCCTTCCGGGCGGGGAGGGATAGCGCGCGGCGCGTAGCGCCGTCAGGCCGCCCGTCTCGCCTTCTCCGCATCTGGTTTAGGTTGGAAGGCGTAGCCATAGCCGTCAGCGCGCTGGAGGACGCGGCAATGGCGGTAAGAAACCCCCTGAACGGTTCCGCCCTGGGCCTGGATGTTGAACGATCCCGTTTGGCGCACCGCCACGCGCCCGACATGCACGCCGGCCTTCTTGCCCTTAGGCACCTCGGCGCGCACCCAATCGCCGGTCTGGAAGCCGTGGACGCGCTTGTGGCGCATCAGATAGCCGCGCGGGAAGCCGTTGTTGAACGTGCGCGTGCGGCGGTAAGCGCCGCGCCCGGTGGCGCGGATGGCCAGGACCGGGCGGTTCCAGTCGCGCACCTGATCGACGGCGCCGACACAGGCGGCATCGAGGGCATGGGTTTTGGGGATGTCCAGGCGCGTGCGATTGAACTTGGTGCGTCCGCCCGAGCCGGTCTCGACCGCGAGGCCCGTGGTCTGGAGCGCGTTCAACAGCGCCCAGCGCGTGGCATTGACGGCGGCGGCGTCCTGAAGCGGCGCTTGGGCCTGGGCTTGGATCCGGTGCAGGAGCGCCGGTTGGCGTTTCAGAAAGTCCTCGATGGACTGGTTCGCCTTGCGCTGATTGCAGGCTCGGCAGGCGAGCGTCAGGTTCGAGACCCGATCCGAGCCGCCCCGCGCGCGTGGAACGATGTGCTCGATCTCCAGCGGTACGTGCGTCGCGCCACAATAGGCGCAGGTGCGGTGCCATGTCTCCAGCAGGTATTCACGCACTTCGTAGCCCGCCAGTTCGCCCTGTTGGTACTCCACACCGGAGATCTCCGGGTTCTGGAGCGCCTGGGTATCGAAACGCACCAGTTCCTGACTGAGGGCGGTGATCGGGGCGAGCCGGCGCAGCCGCGCCACCCAGTTGAGCGTCGTGTCGAGCCGATGCTGTAACGACGGCGGCAACCAGCCCTCACGGCGGGGGCGATTCAGAAAACGCGGCGCCCGGTAGCGGGTCTTCCGAGACCGGCGTGCTCGGCGATAGTGACGCCGCAGCGTCAGCGCCTCCCGGATCGCCTGACCGCGATGCGCCAGTTCCCCAAGCCACAGCCCATGCTCCAAGCGCTCGACCGCGCCCGTGTCCGCATCGCCGGTCTCGGATTCGCGAACGATGGCCAGCCCCGTGACGCGACTGCCCGGATCGAGCTTCAAGCGCAGTGGTTGAACCGCGCCGCCGATTCGATCCTTCAGCCGAAGGGTGAAGGGGGCCAGACGCACCACCACCGCGCGTCCGCGCTCCAGCAACAGCCGCGCGCGTTTCTCCGTGCACGGCATCAGCGGATGTTTCTGTTTGTCGAGTACGAATACCGCCATTGGTCTGTTCCAAACGTCTGCCCTTACGGGCCTGGTGACGGAGCCTTGCGGCTCGCTCCCCTCGGGAATGTCTGCAACCGGCTCCCGCCTCGCGGCGGCGATCGGAACCTTCGGCGCTTTGCCTTTCGCCTGCATGACTCCGACCTTCCAGGGTCCGGGACTGAGGAAGCATCCCGGAGTGGGTCTCAACGACCTGTTGCAAACGCAGCGGATGTTCACCG
The sequence above is drawn from the Allochromatium vinosum DSM 180 genome and encodes:
- a CDS encoding STAS domain-containing protein translates to MNTRPEHPNDDRLILSGDLTIYTVAETLNRLRPHLGEHPTGELDLSGITELDGAGIQLLLWLRETARLRGITLRLSAHGSVVDEVLDLLQLGDLFDPGSADAAVGDEA
- the iscB gene encoding RNA-guided endonuclease IscB; translation: MAVFVLDKQKHPLMPCTEKRARLLLERGRAVVVRLAPFTLRLKDRIGGAVQPLRLKLDPGSRVTGLAIVRESETGDADTGAVERLEHGLWLGELAHRGQAIREALTLRRHYRRARRSRKTRYRAPRFLNRPRREGWLPPSLQHRLDTTLNWVARLRRLAPITALSQELVRFDTQALQNPEISGVEYQQGELAGYEVREYLLETWHRTCAYCGATHVPLEIEHIVPRARGGSDRVSNLTLACRACNQRKANQSIEDFLKRQPALLHRIQAQAQAPLQDAAAVNATRWALLNALQTTGLAVETGSGGRTKFNRTRLDIPKTHALDAACVGAVDQVRDWNRPVLAIRATGRGAYRRTRTFNNGFPRGYLMRHKRVHGFQTGDWVRAEVPKGKKAGVHVGRVAVRQTGSFNIQAQGGTVQGVSYRHCRVLQRADGYGYAFQPKPDAEKARRAA